A single window of [Clostridium] hylemonae DSM 15053 DNA harbors:
- the pth gene encoding aminoacyl-tRNA hydrolase encodes MFIIAGLGNPTLQYEGTRHNVGFDVIDTVARKYNISVDYRKNRAYIGKGIIAGQKVLLAKPQTYMNLSGESIRGLVDYYKVDEESQLLVIYDDVSLGAGQLRIRKKGSAGGHNGIKSIISCLGTDIFPRIKVGVGEKPKRYDLADYVLGHFSREEREMMEEGYGHAAEAVEMIVAGEIDAAMNEYNRKVKPKEG; translated from the coding sequence ATGTTTATTATTGCAGGACTTGGAAATCCTACATTACAGTACGAAGGAACGAGACATAACGTTGGATTTGATGTCATAGATACGGTCGCCCGCAAATATAATATTTCCGTGGATTACCGGAAGAACAGGGCCTATATCGGCAAGGGGATCATCGCCGGACAGAAAGTGCTGCTGGCAAAACCGCAGACGTATATGAACCTGAGCGGCGAGAGCATTCGGGGACTTGTGGATTATTATAAAGTGGATGAAGAGTCACAGCTTCTTGTCATCTACGACGATGTAAGCCTCGGCGCAGGCCAGCTGCGCATACGCAAAAAGGGCAGCGCCGGCGGGCACAATGGGATAAAGAGCATTATATCGTGTCTTGGGACAGACATATTTCCGCGCATCAAGGTGGGAGTCGGCGAGAAACCGAAACGGTACGATCTGGCAGATTATGTGCTCGGGCATTTTTCCAGAGAAGAGCGGGAGATGATGGAAGAAGGATACGGACATGCGGCAGAGGCCGTGGAAATGATCGTGGCGGGGGAGATAGACGCTGCCATGAATGAGTATAACAGAAAAGTAAAGCCTAAGGAGGGCTAA
- the spoVT gene encoding stage V sporulation protein T: MKATGIVRRIDDLGRVVIPKEIRRTLRIREGDPLEIFTDREGEIILKKYSPIGELSAFARQYAESLAQTMGCLVCVSDMDQIVASAGGGKKDFQDKYISKQLEKALEERNPILAAAGDKKFMKTINDQDDEYHYQVIHPIVCEGDVIGGVIFLTKESKKKFSELEQKMAACAAGFLGRQMEQ; this comes from the coding sequence ATGAAAGCAACTGGAATAGTGAGAAGGATCGATGACCTGGGAAGAGTGGTGATTCCCAAAGAAATACGGAGGACATTAAGAATACGCGAAGGAGATCCGCTGGAGATATTTACAGACAGAGAAGGAGAGATCATTCTGAAAAAGTATTCTCCGATAGGCGAACTGTCCGCTTTTGCGAGACAATATGCAGAAAGCCTGGCCCAGACGATGGGCTGCCTTGTATGTGTCAGTGATATGGACCAGATCGTAGCTTCCGCCGGCGGAGGCAAGAAGGATTTTCAGGATAAATACATCAGCAAGCAGCTGGAGAAGGCGCTGGAGGAGAGAAATCCGATTCTGGCGGCGGCCGGGGACAAGAAGTTCATGAAGACGATCAATGACCAGGATGATGAATATCATTACCAGGTCATTCATCCGATCGTATGTGAGGGCGACGTCATCGGAGGCGTGATCTTCCTTACAAAAGAGAGTAAAAAGAAGTTTTCAGAACTGGAACAGAAGATGGCAGCCTGCGCGGCGGGATTTTTAGGCAGGCAGATGGAACAATAA
- a CDS encoding HAD family hydrolase — MKACIFDLDGTLTDTLESLTYSVRATLREMGLAEITADECRQFVGNGARRLMECALAAAGDKDAGRIDEGMEIYGRIFDANCTYHVTPYEGIPQMISGLRKKGIQLAVLSNKPHEQTVKVVREIFGEDIFDCVLGQKEGIKRKPDPEGVYNVLDILHTEKDECLYVGDSEVDVKTALNAKIACVGVAWGFRSREVLAEAGAEHIIDLPEELLQYV; from the coding sequence ATGAAAGCCTGCATATTTGATTTAGACGGAACATTGACAGATACACTGGAATCCTTGACGTATTCGGTGCGGGCAACCCTGAGGGAGATGGGGCTTGCCGAGATCACAGCGGATGAGTGCAGACAGTTTGTCGGAAATGGCGCCAGACGCCTTATGGAATGCGCACTTGCAGCAGCCGGAGATAAAGATGCCGGCAGAATTGATGAAGGCATGGAAATATATGGACGTATATTTGATGCCAACTGTACATATCATGTAACACCGTACGAGGGAATCCCTCAGATGATCTCAGGCCTGAGAAAAAAGGGTATTCAGCTTGCGGTGCTGTCCAATAAGCCCCATGAACAGACTGTAAAAGTAGTGCGGGAGATATTCGGGGAAGATATCTTTGACTGCGTGCTGGGGCAGAAGGAAGGCATAAAGAGAAAGCCGGATCCGGAAGGCGTGTACAACGTACTTGATATTCTGCATACGGAGAAAGACGAATGTCTGTACGTAGGCGATTCGGAAGTGGATGTAAAGACCGCCCTCAATGCCAAGATAGCATGTGTCGGAGTGGCTTGGGGATTCCGTTCCAGGGAGGTTCTGGCAGAAGCGGGAGCAGAGCATATTATTGATCTGCCGGAAGAATTACTGCAGTATGTTTAA
- a CDS encoding peptidylprolyl isomerase gives MKKRVLLFAITGLLAAGVLTGCGSIDENDVVATVGEKEITADVANFFARYTQAQYETYYSGYLGDDMWNTDASEGETYEEFVKDSVLNELEKMIVLEEHMGDYDVSLTEEEKAVIEKSAKAFDEANTLESKEKISGSRKTVKRVLTLMAVQKKMAEAIEAGADTEVSDDEAAQKSMQYVLFPYKTTDDSGKSSDLSDEEKAEAKKKAGSFAEGAGTADDFSALATEQGVEAQTATFDSESTSPAEDVVKAADALGEGEVTGVIETDSGCYVAKVTSLLDREATDSKKESIVQERKTKLYNDTCDKWIKKAGVKVNKGVWRKVDFNDLSVTIKQSSEEPYSDGAKTDDQAE, from the coding sequence ATGAAAAAGAGAGTGTTACTGTTTGCGATAACGGGGCTGCTTGCGGCAGGGGTCCTCACAGGATGCGGTTCCATCGACGAAAATGACGTGGTGGCGACTGTGGGAGAAAAAGAGATCACAGCCGATGTCGCGAATTTTTTTGCAAGATATACACAGGCGCAGTATGAAACTTACTATTCCGGCTATCTCGGAGATGATATGTGGAATACTGACGCATCAGAGGGGGAGACATACGAAGAATTTGTCAAGGATTCTGTACTTAATGAGCTGGAGAAGATGATCGTCCTGGAAGAGCATATGGGTGATTATGATGTGTCCCTTACAGAGGAAGAGAAGGCGGTGATCGAAAAGTCAGCCAAGGCCTTTGATGAAGCCAATACTCTGGAATCAAAGGAGAAGATTTCCGGTTCCAGAAAGACGGTAAAGCGTGTCCTTACGCTGATGGCGGTCCAAAAGAAGATGGCTGAAGCGATAGAGGCCGGAGCGGACACAGAGGTGTCTGACGACGAGGCGGCACAGAAGAGTATGCAGTATGTACTGTTCCCTTATAAAACGACCGATGATTCCGGAAAGTCTTCAGACCTTTCAGACGAAGAGAAGGCCGAGGCAAAGAAAAAGGCCGGGAGCTTTGCAGAAGGTGCCGGCACGGCAGATGATTTCAGCGCGCTTGCGACAGAACAGGGCGTGGAGGCACAGACGGCCACGTTTGACAGTGAATCGACGAGTCCGGCTGAGGATGTCGTGAAAGCGGCGGACGCGCTCGGAGAGGGAGAAGTGACCGGCGTCATTGAGACAGACAGCGGCTGTTATGTGGCGAAGGTGACGAGCCTGCTCGACAGAGAGGCGACGGACTCCAAAAAGGAAAGCATTGTTCAGGAGAGAAAGACAAAGCTTTATAACGATACGTGTGACAAATGGATCAAGAAAGCAGGCGTGAAGGTGAACAAGGGAGTCTGGAGAAAAGTGGATTTCAACGACCTGAGCGTTACGATCAAGCAGAGCAGCGAAGAACCATATTCCGACGGGGCTAAGACAGACGACCAGGCGGAGTAA
- the scfB gene encoding thioether cross-link-forming SCIFF peptide maturase has protein sequence MIHQYKNNGYNIVLDVNSGAVHVVDELCYDVIEQLGRERDTWTAESLRAPELPERLREHLGGAYDSSDIGEALADAAELTEAGRLFTSDTHEGLIEEVKKRKTVVKALCLHIAHDCNLACRYCFAEEGEYHGRRALMSYEVGKKALDFLIANSGSRHNLEVDFFGGEPLMNWQVVKDLVAYGRSQEKIHDKHFRFTVTTNGVLLNDEIQEFVNREMDNVVLSLDGRKEINDRMRPFRNGKGSYELIVPKFQKLAESRNQEKYYIRGTFTRNNLDFAEDILHFADLGFKQMSIEPVVGEETDPYAIQEEDLPAIMQEYDRLAQIMIGREKEGKGFNFFHFMIDLDGGPCVAKRLSGCGSGTEYLAVTPWGDFYPCHQFVGQEEFLMGNVEEGIVRPEIADEFRSCNVYSKEKCKNCFAKFYCSGGCMANAYNFHGTIHEAYEIGCEMQRKRVECAIMMKAALAEEDLEG, from the coding sequence TTGATTCACCAGTATAAAAACAATGGATATAATATAGTTCTGGATGTGAACAGCGGTGCGGTCCACGTAGTAGATGAACTGTGTTATGATGTGATAGAGCAGCTTGGGCGGGAACGTGATACATGGACGGCGGAAAGCCTCCGGGCACCGGAGCTGCCTGAGCGGCTGAGGGAACACCTCGGCGGAGCTTATGATAGTTCAGATATCGGGGAGGCGCTTGCGGATGCCGCGGAACTGACAGAAGCAGGCAGGCTGTTTACGTCCGACACGCATGAAGGCCTGATCGAGGAAGTGAAGAAGAGAAAGACAGTCGTAAAAGCGCTCTGCCTGCACATCGCACACGACTGCAACCTGGCCTGCAGGTACTGCTTTGCGGAAGAAGGAGAGTATCACGGAAGACGCGCGCTCATGAGCTATGAGGTCGGGAAAAAGGCGCTGGATTTTCTCATCGCCAATTCGGGCAGCAGACATAATCTGGAAGTGGATTTTTTCGGAGGGGAACCGCTCATGAACTGGCAGGTCGTGAAGGACCTTGTCGCGTACGGCAGGAGCCAGGAGAAGATCCACGACAAGCATTTCCGTTTCACCGTGACGACGAACGGTGTACTTTTAAATGACGAAATACAGGAATTTGTGAACAGAGAAATGGACAATGTCGTTTTAAGCCTCGACGGACGGAAAGAGATCAACGACCGGATGCGGCCGTTCAGAAACGGAAAAGGCAGTTACGAACTTATTGTGCCGAAGTTTCAGAAACTGGCTGAGAGCAGGAATCAGGAAAAGTATTACATAAGAGGTACATTTACACGGAATAATCTGGATTTTGCGGAGGATATCCTTCATTTTGCGGATCTGGGATTCAAACAGATGTCCATAGAACCGGTCGTGGGGGAGGAGACAGACCCGTATGCGATCCAGGAGGAGGACCTTCCGGCGATCATGCAGGAATACGACAGGCTCGCGCAGATCATGATCGGCCGGGAAAAGGAAGGAAAAGGTTTTAATTTCTTCCATTTTATGATAGACTTAGACGGTGGACCGTGCGTGGCAAAGCGTTTGTCAGGGTGCGGTTCCGGTACGGAATATCTGGCGGTGACCCCGTGGGGAGATTTTTATCCGTGCCACCAGTTTGTGGGGCAGGAAGAATTTCTTATGGGGAATGTAGAGGAAGGGATCGTCAGACCGGAGATTGCAGATGAATTCAGAAGCTGCAACGTATATTCCAAAGAAAAGTGTAAGAATTGTTTTGCAAAATTTTACTGCAGCGGCGGCTGTATGGCGAATGCTTATAATTTTCACGGAACGATCCATGAAGCGTATGAGATCGGCTGTGAGATGCAGCGCAAGCGTGTTGAGTGCGCGATCATGATGAAGGCGGCGCTGGCAGAGGAAGACTTGGAAGGATAA
- a CDS encoding GatB/YqeY domain-containing protein, whose product MSKIEEVRSDMIGAMKAGDKETKETLSMLLAALKNKAIDKRSDLTEEEETQVILKEIKQTKETLEMTPADRTEIIEECTKRLSVLESYAPKMMDEAEIREITAATLKELGIETPAAKDKGRIMKTLMPKVKGKADGKLVNDIVGSFFK is encoded by the coding sequence ATGAGTAAAATCGAAGAAGTAAGAAGCGACATGATAGGGGCCATGAAAGCAGGCGATAAGGAGACAAAGGAAACGCTGTCCATGCTGCTGGCGGCTCTTAAGAATAAAGCCATCGACAAGCGTTCCGACCTGACGGAAGAAGAAGAGACACAGGTCATCTTAAAAGAGATCAAACAGACAAAAGAAACACTGGAGATGACCCCCGCAGACCGGACCGAGATCATAGAAGAATGCACAAAACGCCTGTCCGTACTGGAAAGCTACGCCCCGAAAATGATGGATGAAGCAGAGATCCGCGAGATCACCGCCGCCACACTAAAAGAACTCGGGATAGAAACCCCAGCCGCAAAAGACAAAGGCAGAATCATGAAAACACTCATGCCAAAAGTAAAAGGCAAAGCAGACGGCAAACTAGTCAACGACATTGTCGGAAGCTTTTTCAAATAA
- the mfd gene encoding transcription-repair coupling factor — protein sequence MQALIRPLEELAEFEELQKTKTGRPGMIQISGCVNSQKTHMMYALSDGCHYKVIACSSESKAKQIYEEYRFLDPNTYLYPAKDLLFYQADLRSRELVKQRMEVIQAVISGQAMTVVTSFDGFMDALLPKEEIQRRTITVRNDSAVDLSKMEKELAGLGYDREVQIEGPGQFAVRGGILDVYPLTEELPVRIELWGDEVDSIRTFDVGTQRSIENLEEVVIYPASEFPEEGEQRVSFLDYFERERTLLFLDEPVRLLEKGKGVEDEFLEAQKRRLESGYDITDAEAQLYHTDEIVRRMNGYSSIGFFALEMRSRGLDVRGSVSLMTKSVNPYNSSFDMLTQDLKRLKRNGYRVVLLSGSRTRARRLAEDLRDYNLSSYYSDEMDREVASGEIMTAYGHVAEGYEYPMLKFTVIAETDIFGKVKKKKKRKSYEGRKIQSFSELKPGDYVVHENHGLGIYQGIEKIEVDKVAKDYMKISYAKGGNLYIPATQLDLIQKYASADAKKPKLNRLGTQEWTKTKKKVRGAVKEIARDLVALYAARQEQEGYVYGADTVWQQEFEEMFPFEETEDQLLAIEAVKRDMQSRRIMDRLICGDVGYGKTEIAIRAAFKAVQEDKQVVYLVPTTILAQQHYNTFVQRMRDFPVRIDLMCRFRTPAQQKKTAQDTKRGLVDIVIGTHRVLSNDMEFKNLGLLIIDEEQRFGVQHKEKIKKLKENVDVLTLTATPIPRTLHMSLIGIRDMSVLEEAPNDRMPIQTYVMEYNDEMVREAIERECSRQGQVYYVYNRVEDIAEITARIQKLVPEVSVAFAHGQMKEHQLEKIMYDFINGEIDVLVSTTIIETGLDISNVNTMIIHDADRLGLSQLYQLRGRVGRSNRMAYAFLLYRRDKMLKEVAEKRLAAIREFTDLGSGFKIAMRDLEIRGAGNLLGAQQHGHMEAVGYDLYCKMLNEAVKHLKGEMEEETYTTTMDLNVDAFIPDSYIPNEYQKLDIYKRIAAVETEDEMEDMVEELIDRFGDIPKKVETLLSVARLKALAHSVYVTAVEQKGETCTFVMYEKAKVHPERIPDLLEEFKGVLMFKADTPPYFMYEKRSRNKKEKNEDILQVVKNVLIGIKGLIDA from the coding sequence ATGCAAGCCTTAATAAGGCCGTTAGAAGAATTGGCGGAATTTGAAGAGCTTCAGAAGACAAAGACGGGCAGGCCCGGGATGATTCAGATATCCGGCTGCGTCAATTCACAGAAAACTCATATGATGTATGCGCTGAGCGATGGCTGTCACTATAAAGTCATCGCCTGTTCCAGTGAGTCAAAAGCTAAACAGATATACGAAGAATACCGTTTTCTTGACCCGAATACATACCTGTATCCGGCAAAAGACCTGTTGTTTTATCAGGCAGACCTGCGCAGCAGGGAACTGGTGAAGCAGAGGATGGAAGTGATCCAGGCGGTCATCTCCGGGCAGGCTATGACCGTAGTGACGAGTTTCGACGGGTTTATGGACGCGCTGCTTCCAAAAGAAGAGATTCAGAGGCGCACGATAACGGTGAGAAACGACAGCGCGGTCGACCTTTCAAAGATGGAGAAGGAGCTTGCAGGACTCGGTTATGACCGGGAGGTTCAGATAGAAGGACCGGGACAGTTTGCCGTGCGGGGCGGGATCCTGGACGTATATCCGCTGACGGAGGAGCTGCCGGTCAGAATAGAACTGTGGGGGGACGAGGTGGATTCTATCCGTACGTTCGATGTCGGCACACAGCGTTCCATCGAGAACCTGGAGGAAGTGGTCATATATCCGGCCAGCGAATTTCCGGAGGAAGGAGAACAGAGGGTCTCCTTTCTTGATTATTTTGAGCGGGAGCGCACCCTTCTTTTCCTAGACGAGCCGGTGCGGCTTCTGGAAAAGGGAAAAGGCGTAGAAGACGAGTTCCTGGAAGCGCAGAAGCGCCGCCTGGAGAGCGGCTATGACATAACCGATGCGGAGGCGCAGCTCTATCATACGGATGAGATCGTCAGACGGATGAACGGCTACAGCAGTATCGGCTTCTTCGCGCTTGAGATGCGCAGCCGGGGACTGGACGTCCGCGGGTCCGTAAGCCTCATGACGAAGAGCGTGAATCCGTACAACAGCAGCTTTGACATGCTGACTCAGGATTTAAAACGTCTGAAGCGGAACGGCTACCGGGTCGTATTGCTTTCCGGTTCTAGAACGAGGGCAAGGCGTCTGGCTGAAGATCTGCGCGATTATAACCTGAGCAGTTACTACAGCGATGAGATGGACCGTGAGGTGGCCTCCGGAGAGATAATGACCGCATACGGCCATGTGGCGGAGGGATACGAGTACCCGATGCTCAAATTTACCGTGATAGCGGAGACAGACATTTTCGGTAAAGTAAAGAAGAAAAAGAAAAGAAAGTCGTACGAGGGCCGTAAGATACAGAGCTTTTCAGAACTGAAGCCGGGAGATTACGTTGTCCATGAAAACCACGGTCTCGGTATCTATCAGGGGATAGAGAAGATAGAAGTGGACAAAGTGGCGAAGGATTATATGAAAATATCCTACGCAAAGGGAGGAAATCTTTACATTCCGGCCACTCAGCTCGATCTGATCCAGAAGTACGCGAGCGCGGACGCGAAGAAGCCGAAGCTGAACCGTCTCGGGACGCAGGAGTGGACAAAGACGAAAAAAAAGGTCCGCGGCGCGGTAAAAGAGATCGCAAGAGACCTCGTAGCGCTTTATGCGGCCAGACAGGAGCAGGAAGGCTATGTGTACGGGGCGGATACGGTATGGCAGCAGGAGTTTGAAGAAATGTTTCCTTTTGAGGAGACGGAAGACCAGCTTCTCGCCATCGAGGCGGTAAAGCGGGATATGCAGAGCCGCAGGATAATGGACCGGCTTATCTGCGGGGATGTCGGATACGGCAAGACAGAGATCGCGATCAGGGCCGCCTTCAAGGCAGTGCAGGAGGATAAGCAGGTTGTATATCTCGTACCGACCACGATCCTTGCGCAGCAGCATTATAATACCTTTGTACAGCGTATGCGCGACTTTCCGGTGAGGATCGACCTTATGTGCCGGTTCCGCACACCCGCGCAGCAGAAGAAGACCGCCCAGGATACGAAGAGAGGCCTCGTCGACATTGTAATAGGGACGCACCGCGTGCTGAGCAATGACATGGAATTCAAAAATCTCGGCCTTCTCATCATTGACGAGGAACAAAGATTTGGTGTCCAGCATAAAGAGAAGATAAAGAAGCTGAAGGAAAATGTGGATGTGCTCACACTCACCGCCACACCGATCCCGCGGACGCTCCACATGAGCCTGATCGGCATACGGGATATGAGCGTGCTGGAAGAGGCGCCGAATGACCGGATGCCGATACAGACTTATGTGATGGAATATAACGATGAGATGGTGCGGGAGGCAATAGAGCGGGAGTGTTCCCGCCAGGGGCAGGTCTATTATGTGTACAATCGCGTGGAGGATATCGCAGAGATCACAGCCCGTATCCAGAAGCTCGTCCCGGAAGTCAGCGTGGCATTTGCGCACGGGCAGATGAAGGAACACCAGCTGGAAAAGATCATGTATGATTTTATCAACGGTGAGATAGACGTTCTCGTATCTACCACGATCATCGAGACAGGACTGGATATATCAAATGTCAATACGATGATCATACACGATGCGGACCGGCTTGGGCTGTCGCAGCTCTATCAGCTGAGGGGCCGTGTCGGCCGCTCCAACAGGATGGCGTACGCGTTCCTTCTGTACCGGAGGGATAAGATGCTCAAAGAGGTGGCGGAAAAGCGGCTGGCGGCTATCCGGGAGTTCACAGACCTTGGCTCCGGGTTTAAGATCGCCATGCGCGACCTGGAGATCAGAGGAGCGGGAAACCTGCTCGGAGCACAGCAGCACGGACATATGGAGGCAGTGGGATACGACCTGTACTGCAAGATGCTCAATGAGGCTGTGAAGCATCTCAAAGGGGAGATGGAAGAAGAGACGTACACGACTACGATGGACTTAAATGTAGATGCGTTTATCCCGGATTCCTATATTCCGAATGAGTATCAGAAGCTGGATATATACAAGCGGATCGCAGCGGTCGAGACGGAAGATGAGATGGAGGATATGGTGGAAGAGCTCATCGACCGGTTTGGAGATATACCAAAGAAGGTGGAGACGCTGCTGAGCGTGGCCAGGCTGAAAGCGCTGGCTCACAGTGTGTATGTCACGGCTGTGGAACAAAAAGGAGAGACCTGCACCTTTGTGATGTATGAGAAGGCAAAGGTTCATCCGGAGCGCATCCCGGATCTCCTGGAAGAGTTTAAGGGCGTGCTCATGTTTAAGGCAGATACGCCGCCGTACTTTATGTATGAGAAAAGGAGCAGGAATAAAAAGGAAAAGAACGAGGATATTCTGCAGGTTGTGAAAAATGTGTTAATTGGGATAAAAGGATTGATTGACGCTTAA
- a CDS encoding protein translocase subunit SecDF, with product MKKSKGILSLVVAAALIALLAFTTVAGFGKGKTGSAENIKLGLDLAGGVSITYQVKDKNPSEEEMRDTIYKLQKRVEQYSTEANVYQEGDDRINIEIPGVSDANAILDELGKPGSLVFQTQDNETVITGSDVKTASARAGEDDMGNKEYSVELDLNEEGTKKFAEATEANVGKPISIIYDGETISSPTVQTAITGGQAYITGNFSYEEAESLASTIRIGGLKLELEELRSNVVGAQLGEQAISTSLKAGAIGLAIVFLFMICVYLLPGLASSLALIIYTGLVLVILNAFNVTLTLPGIAGIILSIGMAVDANVIIFARVREEMSKGKSVRNSLKTGFQKAMSAIVDGNVTTLIAAAVLWFKGSGSVKGFAQTLAIGIIVSMFTALVITRMIVYAFYAVGLRKEKLYYRPRKERKPIDFLGRKKWFFALSLAVVILGFVFMGVNGSKGKGAFAYSLEFEGGTSTNVTFNKDYTIEEIDKEIVPVVEEVTGDANVQTQKVADTNQVIIKTKTLGLDVREALNKALADKFKVDESLITAENISSTISNEMRQDAIMAVIVATIFMLIYIWFRFKDIRFAASAVTALLHDVLVVLTFYAVARISVGNTFIACMLTIVGYSINATIVIFDRIREELRLRSKTTELVDVVNKSITQTLTRSIYTSLTTFVMVAILFVMGVSSIREFALPLMVGIICGAYSSVCITGALWYVMRTKIGKKAAETKKKR from the coding sequence ATGAAGAAGAGTAAAGGCATACTTAGTCTTGTTGTGGCGGCGGCTCTCATAGCACTGCTCGCATTCACAACGGTGGCAGGATTCGGTAAAGGCAAGACCGGTTCTGCGGAAAACATTAAGCTCGGCCTTGACCTGGCGGGCGGTGTGAGCATCACTTACCAGGTAAAAGACAAGAACCCGTCGGAAGAAGAGATGCGGGATACGATCTACAAGCTTCAGAAGCGTGTGGAGCAGTACAGCACAGAAGCGAACGTATATCAGGAGGGCGATGACAGGATCAATATCGAGATCCCGGGTGTAAGCGATGCCAACGCGATCCTGGATGAACTTGGAAAGCCGGGTTCTCTCGTATTCCAGACACAGGACAATGAGACGGTGATCACAGGTTCTGATGTAAAGACTGCTTCGGCCCGTGCCGGTGAAGACGATATGGGCAATAAGGAATACAGCGTAGAGCTTGACCTGAACGAAGAGGGAACGAAGAAATTCGCGGAGGCGACGGAAGCAAATGTAGGAAAGCCGATCTCCATCATCTATGACGGGGAGACGATCAGCAGTCCTACCGTACAGACAGCCATCACCGGCGGACAGGCCTATATTACAGGCAACTTCAGCTATGAAGAGGCGGAGAGCCTTGCCTCCACCATCCGTATCGGCGGACTGAAGCTGGAACTGGAGGAACTGCGTTCCAACGTGGTCGGCGCGCAGCTTGGAGAACAGGCGATCAGCACAAGCTTAAAGGCGGGGGCCATTGGTCTGGCTATCGTATTTCTCTTTATGATATGCGTGTATCTTCTGCCGGGTCTCGCATCCAGTCTTGCGCTGATCATCTACACCGGGCTGGTGCTTGTGATCTTAAATGCATTCAACGTAACGCTGACGCTGCCGGGTATTGCGGGTATTATCCTGAGTATCGGTATGGCGGTCGATGCCAATGTTATTATATTTGCCCGCGTGCGGGAAGAGATGTCAAAGGGGAAGAGCGTCCGCAATTCTCTTAAGACGGGCTTTCAGAAAGCCATGTCCGCTATCGTGGACGGCAATGTGACAACACTCATTGCCGCGGCGGTACTCTGGTTCAAAGGTTCCGGTTCGGTAAAGGGCTTTGCGCAGACGCTGGCGATCGGTATTATCGTGTCCATGTTTACCGCGCTTGTGATCACACGGATGATCGTGTATGCGTTCTATGCGGTAGGACTCAGGAAAGAGAAGCTGTATTACCGTCCGAGAAAAGAGAGAAAGCCCATTGACTTCCTCGGCAGGAAGAAATGGTTTTTTGCCCTGTCGCTTGCGGTCGTCATACTTGGATTCGTATTCATGGGCGTGAACGGCTCAAAAGGAAAGGGAGCGTTTGCCTACAGTCTGGAATTTGAGGGTGGTACTTCCACGAATGTGACGTTTAACAAAGACTATACGATCGAAGAGATAGACAAAGAGATCGTGCCTGTTGTCGAGGAAGTGACCGGAGACGCCAATGTCCAGACACAGAAGGTTGCAGATACTAATCAGGTCATCATTAAGACGAAAACGCTTGGACTGGATGTGCGCGAGGCGCTGAACAAAGCGCTTGCCGACAAATTTAAAGTAGATGAGTCGCTCATTACCGCGGAGAATATCAGTTCCACGATCAGTAACGAGATGAGGCAGGATGCGATCATGGCAGTGATCGTCGCTACGATCTTCATGCTCATATACATCTGGTTCAGGTTCAAGGATATCCGCTTTGCCGCAAGTGCGGTTACCGCGCTGCTGCACGATGTGCTCGTCGTGCTGACCTTCTATGCGGTTGCCAGAATCTCTGTGGGCAATACATTTATCGCGTGTATGCTCACGATCGTAGGTTACTCGATCAATGCCACGATCGTCATCTTTGACCGTATCCGGGAGGAACTGCGCCTGAGATCCAAGACGACGGAGCTTGTGGACGTGGTGAACAAGAGTATCACACAGACACTGACGAGAAGTATCTACACTTCTCTGACGACATTTGTCATGGTGGCCATACTGTTCGTGATGGGCGTAAGCTCTATCCGGGAGTTCGCACTTCCGCTCATGGTAGGTATTATCTGCGGCGCGTATTCCTCTGTCTGCATCACCGGCGCGCTCTGGTATGTCATGAGGACAAAGATCGGAAAGAAAGCGGCGGAAACAAAGAAAAAGAGATAG
- the scfA gene encoding six-cysteine ranthipeptide SCIFF — protein sequence MKHVKTLNTQTLNHTVKKGGCGECQTSCQSACKTSCTVGNQTCEQKK from the coding sequence ATGAAACATGTGAAGACATTAAATACACAGACTTTGAATCATACAGTTAAAAAGGGCGGATGCGGAGAATGCCAGACATCCTGCCAGTCAGCATGTAAGACTTCCTGTACAGTAGGAAACCAGACCTGCGAACAGAAGAAATAA
- a CDS encoding TIGR04086 family membrane protein — MERRIQKDSKVMWVLKSLLASYIITGIMLLVLTVLLYKMDLNEKAVSAGIVAIYVMATLVGGIIIGKLARVRRFVWGLGLGIGYFALLLLITLGVYHTLNGNGANLITTFILCAGGGMVGGMIS, encoded by the coding sequence ATGGAGAGACGGATTCAGAAAGATTCAAAAGTCATGTGGGTGTTAAAGTCACTGCTTGCTTCTTATATTATTACCGGAATCATGCTGCTTGTGCTGACGGTGCTGCTTTATAAGATGGATTTGAATGAAAAAGCGGTATCGGCAGGTATCGTGGCTATCTATGTCATGGCCACTCTAGTCGGGGGCATCATTATCGGTAAGCTTGCCAGGGTGCGCAGGTTTGTGTGGGGACTGGGCCTGGGGATCGGATATTTTGCACTTCTGCTTCTGATTACGCTCGGGGTATACCATACGCTGAACGGAAACGGCGCGAACCTCATAACGACGTTTATTTTATGCGCCGGCGGAGGTATGGTGGGCGGAATGATTTCATGA